In the Manis javanica isolate MJ-LG chromosome 14, MJ_LKY, whole genome shotgun sequence genome, one interval contains:
- the MPZ gene encoding myelin protein P0, which translates to MAPGAPSSGPSPILAALLFSSLALSPAQAIVVYTDREVHGAVGSKVTLHCSFWSSEWVSDDLSFTWRYQPEGGRDATSIFHYAKGQPYIDEVGTFKERIQWVGDPHWKDGSIVIHNLDYSDNGTFTCDVKNPPDIVGKTSQVTLYVFEKVPARYGVVLGAVIGGVLGAVLLVLLLVYLTRYCWMRRQAALQRRLSAMEKGKLHKAGKDTTKRGRQTPVLYAMLDHSRSTKAASEKKSKGLGESRKDKK; encoded by the exons ATGGCTCCAGGGGCTCCCTCATCTGGCCCCAGTCCTATCCTGGCTGCGCTGCTCTTCTCCTCTTTGG CGCTCTCCCCCGCCCAGGCCATTGTGGTTTACACGGACAGGGAGGTCCACGGTGCTGTGGGCTCCAAAGTGACCCTGCACTGTTCCTTCTGGTCCAGCGAGTGGGTCTCAGATGACCTCTCCTTCACCTGGCGCTACCAACCTGAAGGCGGCCGCGATGCCACGTCG ATCTTCCACTATGCCAAGGGACAGCCCTACATCGATGAGGTGGGGACCTTCAAAGAGCGCATCCAGTGGGTAGGGGACCCGCACTGGAAGGATGGCTCCATTGTCATACACAACCTGGACTATAGTGACAACGGCACTTTCACATGTGATGTCAAAAACCCGCCAGACATAGTGGGCAAGACCTCGCAGGTTACGCTCTACGTCTTTGAAAAAG TGCCCGCGCGGTACGGGGTGGTCCTGGGAGCCGTGATCGGGGGCGTCCTGGGGGCGGTGCTCCTCGTGCTGCTGCTCGTCTACCTGACGCGGTACTGCTGGATGCGCCGGCAGGCGGCGCTGCAGAGGCGGCTCAG TGCCATGGAGAAGGGGAAATTGCACAAGGCTGGGAAGGACACGACGAAGCGCGGCCGGCAG ACGCCAGTGCTGTACGCCATGCTGGACCACAGCAGAAGCACCAAAGCTGCCAGTGAGAAGAAGTCCAAGGGGCTGGGGGAGTCTCGCAAAGATAAGAAATAG